A stretch of the Ensifer sp. PDNC004 genome encodes the following:
- a CDS encoding cobalamin biosynthesis protein gives MPSGQHAAQTTKAGAGLVLGLGCERRTPADEVIVLAERALADAGAVASDLRLVASLDARAEEPAILAAARHFAVPAAFYDAATLEAEASRLANPSEIVFAYTGCHGVAEGAALVGAGSEAVLIVAKIVSAHATAALAGPATLRAEKRIPAAEAV, from the coding sequence ATGCCATCGGGCCAACACGCTGCACAGACGACAAAGGCAGGAGCCGGGCTGGTGCTTGGCCTCGGCTGCGAGCGTCGCACGCCGGCCGACGAGGTGATCGTCCTTGCCGAGCGCGCGCTTGCCGATGCCGGTGCTGTGGCCAGCGATCTGCGGCTGGTCGCCTCGCTCGATGCCCGCGCCGAGGAACCGGCGATCCTGGCGGCGGCCAGACATTTCGCGGTTCCGGCCGCGTTCTACGATGCCGCCACGCTCGAAGCCGAAGCTTCGCGGCTCGCCAATCCCTCGGAGATCGTCTTTGCCTACACCGGCTGCCATGGCGTCGCCGAAGGGGCAGCGCTCGTCGGCGCCGGCAGCGAGGCCGTGCTGATCGTGGCGAAGATCGTCTCCGCCCATGCGACGGCGGCCCTCGCAGGGCCGGCGACCTTGCGCGCTGAAAAGCGCATCCCGGCGGCGGAGGCTGTCTGA
- a CDS encoding cobyrinate a,c-diamide synthase: MSGLLIAAPSSGSGKTTVTLGLMRALKKRGVAIAPGKAGPDYIDPAFHAAATGEPCFNYDPWAMRPELLLANASHAAAGGRTLIVEAMMGLHDGAADGSGTPADLAATLNLAVILVVDCARMSQSVAALVRGYADHRDDIRVVGVILNKVGSDRHEMMLRDALAKVRMPVFGVLRQDSALQLPERHLGLVQAGEHSALEGFIEAAAARVEAACDLEAIRLIATIFPQVPAAADTRRLQPFGQRIAVARDIAFAFCYEHLLYGWRQGGAEVSFFSPLADEAPDAEADAVYLPGGYPELHAGRLSAAARFRSGMNSVAERGARIFGECGGYMVLGEGLVAADGARYDMLGLLPLVTSFAERRRHLGYRRVVPVDNAFFDGPMTAHEFHYATILAEGAADRLFAVSDAAGEDLGQAGLRRGPVAGSFMHLIDVAGAA; the protein is encoded by the coding sequence ATGAGCGGATTGCTGATTGCCGCACCATCGTCCGGCTCCGGCAAGACGACGGTGACGCTCGGGCTGATGCGCGCGCTGAAGAAGCGCGGCGTGGCGATCGCGCCCGGCAAGGCGGGGCCGGACTATATCGATCCCGCCTTCCATGCGGCGGCGACCGGGGAGCCCTGCTTCAACTACGATCCCTGGGCGATGCGCCCGGAACTGCTGCTGGCCAATGCGTCGCATGCGGCTGCCGGCGGGCGCACCTTGATCGTCGAGGCGATGATGGGGCTGCATGACGGGGCTGCCGACGGTTCGGGAACGCCGGCTGATCTCGCCGCGACGCTGAACCTCGCGGTCATTCTGGTGGTCGATTGCGCCCGCATGTCCCAGTCGGTTGCCGCACTGGTGCGCGGCTATGCGGATCACCGCGACGATATCCGGGTCGTCGGCGTCATCCTCAACAAGGTCGGCAGCGATCGGCATGAAATGATGCTGCGCGATGCGCTCGCCAAGGTGCGCATGCCTGTGTTCGGCGTGCTCCGCCAGGACAGCGCGCTGCAACTGCCGGAGCGCCATCTCGGCCTGGTGCAGGCGGGCGAACATTCGGCGCTCGAAGGTTTCATCGAGGCGGCGGCCGCGCGCGTCGAGGCTGCCTGCGATCTTGAGGCCATCCGCCTGATCGCGACGATTTTTCCGCAGGTGCCCGCGGCCGCCGATACGAGGCGGCTGCAGCCGTTCGGCCAGCGCATCGCCGTCGCGCGCGATATCGCCTTTGCCTTCTGTTACGAGCACCTGCTTTACGGCTGGCGGCAAGGCGGGGCGGAGGTTTCCTTCTTCTCGCCGCTCGCCGACGAGGCGCCGGATGCAGAGGCCGATGCCGTCTATCTGCCCGGCGGCTATCCGGAGCTGCATGCGGGGCGCTTAAGCGCCGCCGCCCGCTTCCGCTCGGGCATGAATTCGGTTGCCGAACGCGGCGCCCGGATTTTTGGCGAATGCGGCGGCTACATGGTGCTTGGCGAAGGGCTTGTCGCTGCCGATGGCGCACGCTACGACATGCTCGGCCTGCTGCCACTCGTCACCAGTTTTGCCGAGCGCAGGCGGCACCTCGGCTATCGCCGCGTCGTGCCTGTCGACAACGCCTTCTTCGATGGACCCATGACGGCGCACGAATTCCACTATGCGACCATCCTCGCCGAAGGGGCGGCCGATCGGCTGTTTGCCGTCAGCGACGCCGCCGGCGAGGATCTCGGCCAGGCAGGCCTCCGGCGTGGCCCTGTCGCCGGTTCCTTCATGCATCTGATCGATGTCGCAGGTGCTGCATGA
- a CDS encoding isoprenylcysteine carboxylmethyltransferase family protein, with protein MSTTLPAMLMLVVGLSTQALAILRRVQSGRSPVVLTYGDDAEGFAGKLFRLIVAALVIHLFAVAMLPASVDAALGRIPALDTPLLHAVGLALMTLGGGLTMLSQWAMRHSWKIGIPEKQDTPLVTNGLYAFSRNPIYLGMVTALIGTVLAVPNVVSVALALSAWITISYQIRMEEAHLARAFGNAYDAYCRRVRRWV; from the coding sequence ATGTCCACCACCCTTCCCGCCATGCTGATGCTCGTCGTCGGATTGTCCACGCAGGCGCTGGCGATCCTCCGCCGTGTGCAATCCGGCCGCTCCCCGGTCGTGCTGACCTATGGCGACGATGCCGAGGGGTTTGCGGGCAAGCTTTTCCGCCTGATCGTCGCGGCGCTGGTGATCCACCTTTTCGCGGTCGCCATGCTCCCGGCATCCGTCGATGCCGCCCTCGGACGGATTCCGGCGCTCGACACGCCCCTCCTTCACGCCGTCGGGCTGGCGCTGATGACGCTCGGCGGCGGGCTCACGATGCTGTCACAATGGGCGATGCGCCATTCCTGGAAGATCGGCATCCCTGAAAAGCAGGATACGCCGCTTGTGACCAACGGCCTCTATGCGTTCTCGCGCAACCCGATCTATCTCGGCATGGTGACCGCGCTCATCGGCACGGTTCTGGCCGTGCCGAACGTCGTCTCGGTGGCGCTGGCGCTCTCGGCCTGGATCACGATTTCCTACCAGATCCGCATGGAGGAAGCCCACCTCGCCCGCGCCTTCGGCAACGCCTACGACGCCTATTGCAGGCGTGTCCGCCGGTGGGTGTGA
- a CDS encoding acyl carrier protein, producing the protein MRVTATFDKVADIIAETSEIDRETITPESHTIDDLGIDSLDFLDIVFAIDKEFGIKIPLEQWTQEVNEGKVSTEEYFVLKNLCAKIDELRAAKG; encoded by the coding sequence ATGCGCGTGACAGCTACATTCGACAAGGTTGCCGACATCATCGCGGAAACGAGCGAGATCGATCGCGAGACGATCACGCCGGAAAGCCACACGATCGACGATCTGGGCATCGACAGCCTGGACTTCCTCGACATCGTGTTTGCGATCGACAAGGAATTCGGCATTAAGATTCCGCTCGAGCAGTGGACGCAGGAAGTCAACGAAGGCAAGGTTTCGACCGAAGAATACTTCGTTCTGAAGAACCTCTGCGCCAAGATCGACGAACTGCGGGCTGCCAAGGGCTGA
- a CDS encoding TSUP family transporter, whose protein sequence is MQDLAFHLLAFLFVAAFIAGFIDSIAGGGGMITIPAMLIAGIPPLQTLGTNKLQGLFGSGSATLSYARRGHVNLKEQLPMALMSAAGAVLGALLATIVPGDVLKAILPFLLIAIALYFGLKPNMGDVDQHRRVTPFVFTLTLVPLIGFYDGVFGPGTGSFFMLGFVTLAGFGVLKATAHTKFLNFGSNVGAFGVFLFFGAVLWKVGLLMGLGQFLGAQVGSRYAMAKGAKIIKPLLVIVSIALAIRLLADPTHPLRIWLGL, encoded by the coding sequence GTGCAAGATCTCGCCTTCCACCTGCTCGCCTTCCTGTTCGTCGCCGCGTTCATTGCCGGCTTCATCGATTCGATCGCTGGCGGCGGCGGCATGATCACCATTCCGGCCATGCTGATTGCCGGTATCCCGCCCTTGCAGACGCTCGGCACCAACAAGCTGCAGGGATTGTTCGGCTCCGGCTCGGCGACGCTGTCCTATGCCCGGCGCGGCCATGTGAACCTGAAAGAGCAACTGCCGATGGCGCTGATGTCGGCGGCCGGCGCCGTGCTCGGCGCCCTGCTTGCGACCATCGTTCCCGGCGATGTGCTGAAGGCGATCCTGCCCTTTCTGTTGATCGCCATTGCGCTTTATTTCGGCCTGAAGCCGAACATGGGCGACGTCGACCAGCACAGGCGCGTCACCCCCTTCGTCTTCACGCTGACGCTGGTGCCATTGATCGGCTTTTACGACGGCGTCTTCGGCCCCGGCACCGGCTCCTTCTTCATGCTCGGCTTCGTCACGCTTGCCGGCTTTGGCGTGTTGAAAGCGACGGCGCACACGAAGTTCCTCAACTTCGGTTCCAACGTCGGCGCCTTCGGCGTCTTCCTCTTCTTCGGCGCCGTCCTCTGGAAGGTCGGCCTGTTGATGGGCCTCGGCCAGTTCCTCGGCGCCCAGGTCGGCTCGCGCTATGCCATGGCCAAGGGCGCCAAGATCATCAAGCCGCTGCTCGTCATCGTCTCGATCGCGCTCGCGATCCGGCTGCTCGCCGATCCGACGCATCCCTTGAGGATCTGGCTGGGGCTTTGA
- a CDS encoding Crp/Fnr family transcriptional regulator — translation MQIVNEHRRKDIHNSEVPAVCAACEARHGGVCGTLTPDQLLDLSRHSTRRSIEPGREVIGQGEATESYANIINGVVKLSKVLADGRQQIVGLQFAPDFMGRPFTRESALTAEAAVDTDICCFPRTVIDRLVSEAPNLEHRLHEQALKELDEARDWMLTLGRKTAQEKVASFLYIIATHIDPENGTSNEFDLPLSRADIADYLGLTIETVSRQITKLRKENVIRIENSRHVTVPSLDRLMHVAGID, via the coding sequence TTGCAGATCGTGAACGAACATCGTCGCAAGGATATCCATAATTCGGAGGTTCCAGCCGTCTGCGCCGCCTGCGAGGCGCGCCATGGCGGCGTTTGCGGCACGCTCACCCCGGATCAGCTGCTCGACCTCAGCCGCCATTCGACTCGCCGCAGCATCGAGCCCGGCCGCGAGGTCATCGGCCAGGGAGAAGCGACCGAGAGCTACGCCAACATCATCAACGGTGTCGTCAAGCTCAGCAAGGTTCTGGCCGACGGCCGACAGCAGATCGTCGGCCTGCAGTTTGCCCCTGATTTCATGGGCCGGCCCTTTACCCGCGAAAGCGCCCTGACGGCGGAAGCAGCCGTCGATACCGACATCTGTTGTTTCCCGCGCACCGTCATCGATCGCCTGGTCTCCGAAGCGCCCAACCTCGAGCACCGGCTGCACGAGCAAGCGCTGAAGGAACTCGACGAGGCGCGTGACTGGATGCTGACGCTCGGCCGCAAGACTGCGCAGGAAAAGGTCGCGAGTTTCCTCTACATCATCGCCACCCATATCGACCCGGAAAACGGCACCTCGAACGAGTTCGACCTGCCGCTGTCGCGCGCCGACATCGCAGACTATCTCGGCCTGACCATCGAAACGGTCAGCCGCCAGATCACCAAGCTGCGCAAGGAGAACGTCATCCGCATCGAAAACAGCCGCCACGTCACCGTGCCGAGCCTCGACCGGCTGATGCATGTGGCGGGTATCGACTGA
- the hemN gene encoding oxygen-independent coproporphyrinogen III oxidase: protein MDDALILKHASPVPRYTSYPTAPHFSEAVGPVDYQGWLGAIRAGEAISLYAHVPYCDRLCWFCACHTKQTLRYDPVATYLTGLHREVAEIGSRVSREARVTALHFGGGSPTLVRPDDMIALKRAFAEHFTFAPDCEISVEMDPNDLDEARHDALAKIGMTRASFGIQDFDPVVQNAINRIQTFEQTRDAIEASRARGVHSVNCDVLYGLPYQSLQSLERTMEAVLSLAPDRVALFGYAHVPWMKTHQKMIPDESLPGIVERFAQMSRAAEMLVAAGYEAIGIDHFAKPDDSLARANREGRLRRNFQGYTDDAAETLIGLGASAIGQFRQGYVQNMPATGEYLRHVENTGLAAVRGYRFTPDDILRAKVIADVMCRFAFSFDEIEHDFPALAGAVIEEARLFRARDVDELTTIESGVFRLTERGRPFARSVAATFDAYLGNGRGRHSVAV from the coding sequence ATGGACGACGCGCTCATCCTCAAGCATGCGAGCCCTGTGCCGCGCTACACCAGCTACCCGACCGCACCGCATTTTTCCGAGGCGGTGGGGCCGGTTGACTATCAAGGCTGGCTCGGTGCGATCCGTGCGGGCGAGGCGATCTCGCTCTATGCGCACGTGCCCTATTGCGACAGGCTCTGTTGGTTCTGTGCCTGCCATACGAAGCAGACGCTGCGCTATGATCCGGTGGCAACCTATCTAACCGGCCTGCATCGCGAGGTTGCAGAAATCGGCAGCCGGGTGAGCCGCGAGGCCAGGGTGACGGCGCTGCATTTCGGCGGCGGCTCGCCGACGCTCGTCAGGCCCGACGACATGATCGCGCTGAAACGTGCTTTTGCCGAACACTTCACCTTTGCGCCCGATTGCGAGATCAGCGTCGAGATGGACCCGAACGATCTCGATGAAGCGCGCCATGATGCGCTGGCTAAGATCGGCATGACGCGGGCGAGCTTCGGCATCCAGGATTTCGATCCGGTCGTGCAGAATGCGATCAACCGCATCCAGACCTTCGAGCAGACGCGCGACGCGATCGAGGCGTCCCGGGCACGGGGCGTACACTCGGTCAATTGCGACGTGCTCTATGGTTTGCCCTACCAAAGCCTTCAGTCGCTGGAGCGGACCATGGAGGCCGTGCTTTCGCTCGCGCCTGATCGCGTCGCACTCTTCGGCTACGCCCATGTGCCGTGGATGAAGACACACCAGAAGATGATTCCGGACGAAAGCCTGCCCGGCATCGTCGAGCGTTTCGCGCAGATGAGCCGCGCCGCCGAGATGCTGGTTGCTGCCGGCTACGAGGCAATCGGTATCGACCATTTCGCAAAGCCGGACGACAGCCTGGCGCGGGCCAACAGGGAAGGGCGTCTGCGCCGCAATTTCCAGGGCTATACCGACGACGCGGCCGAAACGCTTATTGGTCTCGGCGCCTCGGCGATCGGTCAGTTTCGTCAAGGTTATGTTCAGAACATGCCGGCCACCGGCGAATATCTGCGCCATGTGGAAAACACCGGGCTGGCAGCCGTGCGTGGTTACCGCTTCACACCGGACGACATCCTGAGAGCAAAAGTGATTGCCGACGTCATGTGCCGCTTTGCCTTCTCTTTCGACGAGATCGAGCATGACTTCCCGGCGCTTGCCGGCGCGGTGATCGAGGAGGCGCGGCTCTTCCGGGCGCGCGATGTGGACGAGCTGACGACGATCGAAAGCGGGGTTTTCCGCCTGACCGAACGCGGCAGGCCCTTTGCCCGCTCGGTTGCGGCCACCTTCGATGCCTATCTCGGCAACGGCCGCGGCCGGCATTCGGTGGCGGTCTGA
- a CDS encoding HD domain-containing protein, with the protein MTDLENSALQFATRAHGEQKRKYDGRPYIVHPVAVAEIVRSAPHTPEMIAAALLHDTVEDTDATLLEIKEAFGPKVATLVAWLTDISTPFHGNRQVRKELDRQHLALAPAAAKTIKLADLIDNATAIKAGDPNFWKVFGAEMKRLLEVLGDGDETLLAKARALAPD; encoded by the coding sequence ATGACCGACCTCGAAAACAGTGCGCTTCAGTTCGCGACCCGAGCACATGGGGAGCAGAAGCGCAAATATGACGGCCGGCCCTATATCGTTCATCCGGTCGCGGTGGCCGAGATCGTTCGAAGCGCTCCCCATACGCCCGAAATGATCGCCGCAGCGCTGCTTCACGATACGGTCGAGGATACCGACGCGACGCTGTTGGAGATCAAGGAGGCGTTCGGCCCCAAGGTCGCAACGCTGGTTGCGTGGCTCACCGATATATCCACCCCGTTCCACGGCAACCGACAGGTGCGCAAGGAACTGGATCGCCAGCACCTTGCGCTGGCGCCAGCGGCGGCGAAAACCATCAAGCTCGCCGACCTGATCGACAATGCGACAGCGATCAAAGCCGGCGATCCGAATTTCTGGAAAGTGTTCGGCGCCGAGATGAAGCGCCTACTGGAAGTCTTGGGCGACGGCGACGAAACCCTTCTCGCAAAGGCCCGTGCATTGGCGCCGGATTGA
- a CDS encoding L,D-transpeptidase, with translation MRKSLLTALIAALLQFTVQPVNAANLIADISLSSQTMTVSQNGIVMYRWKVSTARKGYVTPRGSWSAKWLSRNHRSRKYDDAPMPYAVFFNGGYAIHATYDIKRLGRPASHGCVRLHPNNAAEFFALTKEHGLANTRIVITR, from the coding sequence ATGCGCAAAAGCCTTCTGACTGCGCTGATTGCCGCTCTGCTGCAGTTTACCGTTCAACCCGTGAACGCCGCCAATCTGATTGCCGATATCAGCCTGTCGTCGCAGACGATGACCGTCAGCCAGAACGGCATCGTGATGTATCGCTGGAAGGTCTCGACGGCGCGCAAGGGCTATGTGACGCCACGCGGCAGCTGGAGTGCGAAGTGGCTCTCGCGCAACCACCGTTCGCGCAAGTACGACGATGCGCCGATGCCTTACGCCGTGTTCTTCAACGGTGGCTACGCCATCCACGCCACCTACGACATCAAGCGGCTCGGCCGCCCGGCCTCGCATGGCTGCGTGCGGCTGCATCCCAACAATGCGGCGGAGTTTTTCGCCCTTACCAAGGAACACGGGTTGGCGAACACGCGGATCGTCATTACGCGGTGA
- a CDS encoding 3-hydroxyacyl-ACP dehydratase FabZ family protein has protein sequence MLLEYFQMIDRVETVDLSAGRLTARSVVPEKSPVFEGHFPGYPLVPGVLLIETMAQASGFLVLAATNFAAMPFLMSVDGAKMRTFVEPSAELEIEAFLEHEGSGFAVTKAKITSGGKKVCDAQLKLRTMPFDQVPLGDIVRKRAGEVGLMAALSAAAGSEK, from the coding sequence ATGCTCCTTGAATACTTCCAGATGATCGATCGTGTCGAAACGGTCGATCTTTCGGCTGGCCGGCTGACGGCGCGGTCCGTCGTGCCGGAGAAGAGCCCGGTGTTCGAAGGCCATTTTCCAGGCTATCCGCTGGTGCCCGGCGTGCTTCTCATCGAGACCATGGCGCAGGCCTCCGGTTTCCTGGTGCTCGCCGCTACCAATTTCGCCGCCATGCCCTTCCTGATGTCGGTCGACGGCGCCAAGATGCGGACCTTCGTCGAGCCCTCGGCCGAACTCGAGATCGAAGCCTTCCTCGAGCATGAAGGTTCGGGCTTCGCCGTCACCAAGGCGAAGATCACCTCTGGCGGCAAGAAGGTCTGCGACGCCCAGCTGAAGCTGCGGACCATGCCGTTCGATCAGGTTCCGCTCGGCGATATCGTGCGCAAGCGGGCTGGAGAAGTGGGTCTGATGGCGGCGCTTTCAGCGGCAGCCGGTTCGGAGAAGTAA
- the cbiB gene encoding adenosylcobinamide-phosphate synthase CbiB, producing the protein MSETILFILALALVIDRVVGDPDWLWARVPHPVVFFGKAIGFFDARLNREDLEDGARKFRGVVAILLLLGLSAWFGHLLHRLFAVFGPLGFLLEAVLVAIFLAQKSLADHVRRVAEGLRQGGLEGGRAAVSMIVGRDPETLDEPAVCRAAIESLAENFSDGVVAPAFWYAVAGLPGLLAYKMLNTADSMIGHKSPKYLHFGWASARLDDVANLPAARLSILLISAGALIHRGARAAKDALTVSLRDHGLHRSPNSGWPEAAMAGALDLQLAGPRIYGGVKVGEPMINGPGRAVAKSQDIDAGIAVFYGACTVMTGLVLAIAMI; encoded by the coding sequence GTGTCGGAGACCATCCTTTTCATCCTCGCGCTGGCGCTGGTGATCGATCGCGTCGTCGGCGATCCGGACTGGCTCTGGGCGCGCGTGCCGCATCCGGTCGTATTCTTCGGCAAGGCGATCGGCTTTTTCGACGCCCGGCTGAACCGTGAGGATCTGGAGGATGGCGCCCGCAAATTTCGGGGCGTCGTCGCAATCCTGCTGTTGCTTGGCCTCAGCGCCTGGTTCGGCCATCTGCTGCATCGCCTGTTCGCCGTCTTCGGGCCGCTCGGTTTCCTGCTGGAGGCCGTTCTGGTCGCGATCTTTCTGGCGCAGAAGAGCCTTGCCGATCACGTGCGTCGCGTCGCCGAGGGCCTGCGACAGGGTGGGCTTGAAGGCGGACGGGCCGCCGTGTCGATGATCGTCGGTCGCGATCCGGAGACGCTCGACGAGCCGGCGGTCTGCCGCGCGGCGATCGAGAGCCTGGCCGAGAACTTTTCCGATGGCGTCGTGGCGCCGGCCTTCTGGTATGCGGTTGCCGGCCTTCCGGGGCTTCTCGCCTACAAGATGCTGAACACGGCCGATTCGATGATTGGCCACAAGTCGCCGAAATATCTGCACTTCGGCTGGGCTTCGGCCCGGCTCGACGACGTCGCCAACCTGCCGGCTGCCAGGCTCTCGATCCTGTTGATCTCGGCCGGTGCGCTGATCCACCGCGGCGCGCGTGCCGCCAAGGATGCTCTGACGGTGAGCCTTCGCGACCACGGCCTGCACCGCTCGCCGAACTCAGGCTGGCCGGAAGCGGCCATGGCCGGCGCGCTTGACCTGCAGCTTGCGGGTCCGCGCATCTATGGCGGCGTCAAGGTCGGCGAGCCGATGATCAACGGTCCGGGCCGGGCGGTTGCGAAAAGCCAAGACATCGACGCCGGTATTGCTGTCTTTTACGGCGCCTGCACGGTCATGACCGGGCTTGTTCTTGCAATCGCAATGATTTGA
- the cobA gene encoding uroporphyrinogen-III C-methyltransferase, protein MDNLFAGLPALEKGSVWLVGAGPGDPGLLTLHAANALRQADVIVHDALVNEDCLKLARPGAVLEFAGKRGGKPSPKQRDISLRLVELARAGNRVLRLKGGDPFVFGRGGEEALTLVEHQVPFRIVPGITAGIGGLAYAGIPVTHREVNHAVTFLTGHDSSGLVPDRINWQGIASGSPVIVMYMAMKHIGAITANLIAGGRSPDEPVAFVCNAATPEQTVLETTLSRAEADVAAAGLEPPAIVVVGEVVRLRAALDWIGALDGRKLAADPFANRILRNPA, encoded by the coding sequence ATCGACAACCTCTTTGCCGGGTTGCCGGCGCTCGAAAAAGGTTCGGTCTGGCTGGTCGGCGCCGGCCCGGGCGATCCCGGCCTGTTGACGCTGCATGCGGCCAATGCGCTGCGCCAGGCGGATGTGATCGTGCACGATGCGCTGGTCAACGAGGATTGCCTCAAGCTCGCGCGGCCGGGTGCCGTGCTGGAGTTTGCGGGCAAGCGCGGCGGCAAGCCGTCGCCGAAGCAGCGCGACATCTCGCTTCGCCTCGTCGAACTCGCGCGCGCCGGCAACCGGGTGCTGCGCCTCAAAGGCGGCGATCCCTTCGTCTTCGGCCGTGGCGGCGAGGAGGCGCTGACGCTGGTCGAGCATCAGGTGCCGTTTCGCATCGTGCCCGGCATCACCGCAGGCATCGGTGGCCTTGCCTATGCCGGCATTCCGGTGACCCACCGCGAGGTGAACCACGCCGTCACGTTCCTGACTGGCCATGATTCCTCCGGCCTGGTGCCGGACCGCATCAACTGGCAAGGCATCGCCAGCGGCTCGCCCGTCATCGTCATGTATATGGCGATGAAGCATATCGGCGCCATCACTGCCAACCTCATTGCCGGCGGGCGCTCGCCGGACGAGCCGGTCGCCTTTGTCTGCAACGCGGCAACGCCGGAGCAGACAGTACTGGAAACGACGCTGTCGCGCGCCGAGGCCGATGTCGCGGCGGCAGGCCTGGAGCCGCCGGCGATCGTCGTCGTCGGTGAGGTGGTGCGACTGCGCGCAGCGCTCGACTGGATCGGCGCGCTCGACGGGCGCAAGCTCGCCGCCGACCCCTTCGCCAATCGTATCCTCAGGAACCCGGCATGA
- the cobD gene encoding threonine-phosphate decarboxylase CobD, whose protein sequence is MSAPIVHGGGITEAAARYGGRLEDWLDLSTGINPCPVALPEVPERAWHRLPDRQTVDDARRAAADYYRTNGVLPLPVPGTQSVIQLLPRLAPAGRRVAIFGPTYGEYARVLEAAGFAVDRVADADALTAEHGLVIVVNPNNPTGRALTPTELLAIAARQKASGGLLLVDEAFGDLEPELSVAGHVPGQGNLIVFRSFGKFFGLAGLRLGFVVATEPVLASFADWLGPWAVSGPALTISKALMQGDTKAIAAGILARRAGLDAALDGAGLARIGGTGLFVLVEHPRAGLLQERLCEAHILTRKFDYAPTWLRIGLAPDAAGDRRLADALAGMEL, encoded by the coding sequence ATGAGCGCACCGATCGTTCACGGCGGCGGCATCACCGAAGCCGCGGCGCGCTATGGCGGCCGGCTCGAAGACTGGCTGGATCTTTCGACCGGCATCAACCCATGCCCCGTCGCCCTGCCTGAAGTGCCCGAGCGCGCCTGGCACCGGCTGCCGGACCGGCAGACGGTGGATGACGCGCGGCGCGCGGCCGCCGACTACTACCGCACCAACGGCGTGCTCCCGTTGCCAGTGCCGGGCACGCAATCGGTGATCCAGCTGCTGCCGCGTCTTGCCCCGGCAGGCAGGCGCGTCGCGATCTTCGGCCCGACCTATGGCGAATATGCCCGCGTGCTCGAGGCGGCCGGCTTTGCCGTCGATCGCGTCGCGGATGCCGACGCGCTGACGGCCGAACATGGCCTTGTCATCGTCGTCAACCCCAACAACCCGACCGGCCGCGCCTTGACGCCGACGGAGCTTTTGGCGATCGCCGCAAGGCAAAAAGCGAGCGGCGGGCTGCTGCTCGTCGATGAGGCCTTCGGCGATCTCGAGCCGGAGCTGAGCGTCGCCGGCCATGTGCCGGGGCAGGGCAATCTCATCGTCTTCCGCTCCTTCGGCAAGTTCTTCGGCCTTGCGGGCCTGCGCCTCGGTTTCGTCGTTGCGACCGAACCGGTGCTTGCGTCCTTTGCCGACTGGCTCGGCCCCTGGGCCGTCTCCGGTCCGGCGTTGACGATCTCGAAAGCGTTGATGCAGGGCGATACGAAGGCGATCGCAGCCGGCATCCTCGCGCGTCGCGCCGGCCTCGACGCGGCACTCGATGGGGCAGGGCTCGCCCGCATCGGCGGCACGGGGCTTTTCGTGCTGGTCGAGCATCCGAGGGCAGGTCTGCTGCAGGAGCGGCTCTGCGAGGCTCATATCCTCACGCGCAAGTTCGACTATGCGCCGACCTGGCTCAGGATCGGGTTGGCACCTGACGCGGCGGGCGACCGGCGGCTTGCGGACGCGCTTGCCGGCATGGAGCTCTGA